One part of the Vitis riparia cultivar Riparia Gloire de Montpellier isolate 1030 chromosome 6, EGFV_Vit.rip_1.0, whole genome shotgun sequence genome encodes these proteins:
- the LOC117916457 gene encoding root phototropism protein 2 isoform X2 encodes MLVAKSNYIRKLIMESKEADLTNIDLSDIPGGPEIFEKAAKFCYGVNFEITVHNVAALRCAAEYLQMTDKYCDGNLSGRTEDFLKQVALTSLSGAVVVLKSCEDLLPKAEELKIVQRCVDVASTKACNEANFPSRSPPNWWTEELSILDIGFFEKIIAAMKLRGAKSLTVASALITYTERTLRDLVRDHTGNGIRSSDNEDSNLRSRQRELLEAIVVLLPSERAALPINFLCCLLRSAIFLKVAHTCKNELEKRISAILEHVTVDDLLVLSFTYDGERLFDLDSVRRIISGFVEKEKSVAVFNGGDFQEVCSTAMQRVAKTVDAYLGEIATHGELSICKFNGIANLVPKDARKVDDDLYRAIDIFLKAHPNLDEIEREKVCSVMDPLKLSYEARVHASQNKRLPVQIVLHALYYDQLKLRSGADDAHDAMSTRSHLQADVSLVRENEALRSELMKMKMYISDIQKNSSAAGGKGLGGGSKKPTFFSSMSKTLGKLNPFRHGSKDTSNIDDVTAVDVTKPRRRRFSIS; translated from the exons ATGCTAGTGGCGAAGAGCAACTACATCAGAAAACTGATAATGGAATCGAAAGAAGCAGATTTAACGAATATTGATCTCTCCGACATACCTGGAGGGCCTGAGATCTTTGAGAAAGCTGCAAAGTTCTGTTATGGCGTCAATTTTGAGATTACAGTTCACAACGTCGCGGCTCTCCGTTGTGCTGCAGAGTATCTCCAGATGACCGACAAGTACTGCGACGGCAACCTGTCCGGACGGACGGAGGATTTCCTCAAACAAGTTGCCTTGACCAGCCTTTCTGGCGCCGTCGTGGTTTTGAAGTCCTGCGAAGATCTTCTCCCTAAGGCGGAAGAGCTTAAGATCGTTCAAAGATGCGTTGATGTTGCAAGCACAAAG GCTTGTAATGAAGCAAATTTCCCCAGTCGTTCGCCTCCTAACTGGTGGACAGAGGAGCTTTCAATTTTGGACATCGGGTTCTTCGAGAAAATCATAGCTGCCATGAAATTACGCGGCGCGAAATCCCTAACTGTAGCCAGCGCACTGATCACGTACACAGAGAGAACGCTCCGAGATCTCGTCCGAGACCACACCGGTAACGGCATCAGGTCGTCGGACAACGAGGATTCCAACCTTAGAAGTCGGCAGCGGGAGCTTCTAGAGGCGATCGTCGTACTCTTACCCTCCGAGAGAGCAGCGCTCCCTATAAACTTCCTCTGCTGTCTTCTTCGCTCCGCGATCTTCTTAAAAGTAGCCCATACTTGTAAGAACGAGCTCGAGAAACGGATCTCGGCGATCTTAGAGCACGTAACCGTCGACGATCTCTTGGTCCTGTCGTTCACCTACGACGGCGAGAGGCTCTTCGACCTGGACAGCGTTAGAAGAATTATATCAGGATTCGTGGAGAAGGAGAAGAGCGTGGCTGTCTTCAACGGTGGAGATTTCCAGGAGGTTTGTTCCACCGCGATGCAGAGAGTCGCCAAGACTGTAGACGCGTACCTAGGGGAGATTGCCACGCACGGAGAGCTCAGCATATGCAAATTCAACGGCATCGCTAATCTAGTGCCCAAGGACGCCAGAAAGGTGGACGACGACCTGTATCGCGCCATTGATATCTTCCTCAAG GCACATCCGAACCTGGACGAGATCGAGAGGGAGAAGGTATGCAGCGTGATGGATCCACTGAAACTCTCGTACGAAGCTCGAGTCCACGCTTCGCAGAACAAGCGGCTGCCGGTGCAGATCGTTCTGCACGCCCTCTACTACGATCAGCTGAAGCTCAGGAGCGGCGCCGACGATGCCCACGACGCCATGAGCACGAGGAGCCATTTGCAGGCGGACGTGTCGCTGGTGAGAGAGAACGAGGCGCTGAGGTCGGAgctgatgaagatgaagatgtaCATCTCCGACATACAGAAGAATTCTTCGGCCGCCGGTGGGAAGGGATTAGGCGGTGGTTCAAAGAAGCCCACGTTTTTCTCGTCCATGTCCAAGACATTAGGAAAGCTGAATCCCTTCCGGCATGGATCCAAGGACACTTCCAACATTGATGACGTGACGGCGGTCGATGTTACCAAGCCCAGAAGAAGAAGGTTCTCCATCTCCTAA
- the LOC117916457 gene encoding root phototropism protein 2 isoform X1, translating to MAASLKGNNRRSLAMERTGQWVFSQEIPTDVVVEVGEANFSLHKFMLVAKSNYIRKLIMESKEADLTNIDLSDIPGGPEIFEKAAKFCYGVNFEITVHNVAALRCAAEYLQMTDKYCDGNLSGRTEDFLKQVALTSLSGAVVVLKSCEDLLPKAEELKIVQRCVDVASTKACNEANFPSRSPPNWWTEELSILDIGFFEKIIAAMKLRGAKSLTVASALITYTERTLRDLVRDHTGNGIRSSDNEDSNLRSRQRELLEAIVVLLPSERAALPINFLCCLLRSAIFLKVAHTCKNELEKRISAILEHVTVDDLLVLSFTYDGERLFDLDSVRRIISGFVEKEKSVAVFNGGDFQEVCSTAMQRVAKTVDAYLGEIATHGELSICKFNGIANLVPKDARKVDDDLYRAIDIFLKAHPNLDEIEREKVCSVMDPLKLSYEARVHASQNKRLPVQIVLHALYYDQLKLRSGADDAHDAMSTRSHLQADVSLVRENEALRSELMKMKMYISDIQKNSSAAGGKGLGGGSKKPTFFSSMSKTLGKLNPFRHGSKDTSNIDDVTAVDVTKPRRRRFSIS from the exons ATGGCCGCCTCTCTCAAGGGCAACAATAGGCGCTCTCTGGCCATGGAGAGGACAGGCCAATG GGTTTTCTCTCAAGAGATTCCTACTGATGTGGTAGTTGAAGTTGGAGAGGCCAATTTCTCTCTTCACAAG TTCATGCTAGTGGCGAAGAGCAACTACATCAGAAAACTGATAATGGAATCGAAAGAAGCAGATTTAACGAATATTGATCTCTCCGACATACCTGGAGGGCCTGAGATCTTTGAGAAAGCTGCAAAGTTCTGTTATGGCGTCAATTTTGAGATTACAGTTCACAACGTCGCGGCTCTCCGTTGTGCTGCAGAGTATCTCCAGATGACCGACAAGTACTGCGACGGCAACCTGTCCGGACGGACGGAGGATTTCCTCAAACAAGTTGCCTTGACCAGCCTTTCTGGCGCCGTCGTGGTTTTGAAGTCCTGCGAAGATCTTCTCCCTAAGGCGGAAGAGCTTAAGATCGTTCAAAGATGCGTTGATGTTGCAAGCACAAAG GCTTGTAATGAAGCAAATTTCCCCAGTCGTTCGCCTCCTAACTGGTGGACAGAGGAGCTTTCAATTTTGGACATCGGGTTCTTCGAGAAAATCATAGCTGCCATGAAATTACGCGGCGCGAAATCCCTAACTGTAGCCAGCGCACTGATCACGTACACAGAGAGAACGCTCCGAGATCTCGTCCGAGACCACACCGGTAACGGCATCAGGTCGTCGGACAACGAGGATTCCAACCTTAGAAGTCGGCAGCGGGAGCTTCTAGAGGCGATCGTCGTACTCTTACCCTCCGAGAGAGCAGCGCTCCCTATAAACTTCCTCTGCTGTCTTCTTCGCTCCGCGATCTTCTTAAAAGTAGCCCATACTTGTAAGAACGAGCTCGAGAAACGGATCTCGGCGATCTTAGAGCACGTAACCGTCGACGATCTCTTGGTCCTGTCGTTCACCTACGACGGCGAGAGGCTCTTCGACCTGGACAGCGTTAGAAGAATTATATCAGGATTCGTGGAGAAGGAGAAGAGCGTGGCTGTCTTCAACGGTGGAGATTTCCAGGAGGTTTGTTCCACCGCGATGCAGAGAGTCGCCAAGACTGTAGACGCGTACCTAGGGGAGATTGCCACGCACGGAGAGCTCAGCATATGCAAATTCAACGGCATCGCTAATCTAGTGCCCAAGGACGCCAGAAAGGTGGACGACGACCTGTATCGCGCCATTGATATCTTCCTCAAG GCACATCCGAACCTGGACGAGATCGAGAGGGAGAAGGTATGCAGCGTGATGGATCCACTGAAACTCTCGTACGAAGCTCGAGTCCACGCTTCGCAGAACAAGCGGCTGCCGGTGCAGATCGTTCTGCACGCCCTCTACTACGATCAGCTGAAGCTCAGGAGCGGCGCCGACGATGCCCACGACGCCATGAGCACGAGGAGCCATTTGCAGGCGGACGTGTCGCTGGTGAGAGAGAACGAGGCGCTGAGGTCGGAgctgatgaagatgaagatgtaCATCTCCGACATACAGAAGAATTCTTCGGCCGCCGGTGGGAAGGGATTAGGCGGTGGTTCAAAGAAGCCCACGTTTTTCTCGTCCATGTCCAAGACATTAGGAAAGCTGAATCCCTTCCGGCATGGATCCAAGGACACTTCCAACATTGATGACGTGACGGCGGTCGATGTTACCAAGCCCAGAAGAAGAAGGTTCTCCATCTCCTAA